From a single Nicotiana tomentosiformis chromosome 2, ASM39032v3, whole genome shotgun sequence genomic region:
- the LOC138905420 gene encoding uncharacterized protein, producing the protein MMKSLSINVPLVEALEKIPGYAKFMKDLLTKKMSMNCKTIKMTHQVSAIVHSMAPKLKDPDTFTIPCTIGSAKFSKALCDLGVSINLMPYSVFKMLGIGKPRPTSMRLQLADRTMKRPLGIIDDVLVQVDKFILLANFVILDCEVDYEVPIILGRPFLATGKELVDVEAGELTF; encoded by the coding sequence atgatgaagagcttatctattaatgtgccattggttgaggctttggagAAAATTCCCggatatgcaaagttcatgaaggatttgttGACAAAGAAGATGTCGATGAATTGTAAGACaataaagatgacacatcaagtgagcgcaattgtgcactcaatggctcctaaattgaaAGATCCCGacactttcacaatcccttgcaccatTGGAAGCGCCAAATTTtccaaagctctttgtgatctaggggtgagtatcaacttgatgccctactcggttTTCAAAATGTTggggattgggaaaccaagacccacttctATGAGGCTACAATtggcggatcgtactatgaagagaccattgggtattattgatgatgtgttggttcaagttgataagttcatcctcctgGCAaactttgttattcttgattgtgaagtggactatgaggtgcctattattttgggtagacctttcctcgCTACGGGGAAGGaacttgttgatgtggaagccggcgAGCTCACCTTCTAG
- the LOC138905421 gene encoding uncharacterized protein: MIDDDGEASEEGASLHRRRRPSSTQQTAQSIELLTPIEDDASAIWGEFEMVEMANSRFRILVASPGTVGLSIGSLPFSIDEQPTTSVVFVAAVSHPSTPSASSPFSPTRPLATATSSPLAASVREEDVPIPQYPVHVELANYRKRLGKIHALSREWLLNNDMHNATSANLLASEGFQRLIREKEELNSEQNQLLAKQDQTTARLSELVQFEEAKAKWAKIHSVVLAASDREAASARRLINLEEALNSNIEELAAAGVKYAQLEEKYKKTTKHNRIFSSTVCELDVSFKSIRSTLENLSAEVNQVKEELKRRRASLVVEKTYVMYRMRKETLEEAKEDIINFDAEMAKACELESSSKRGLPTGPDASSSSSSGSETSGTKEELEDEDVKGQTDDVQDV; the protein is encoded by the exons ATGATTGACGATGATGGAGAAGCTAGCGAggagggagcttctctacataggaGACGACGACCTTCCTCAACTCAACAGACTGCTCAATCTATTGAGTTACTTACACCAATCGAGGATGATGCCTCGGCTATTTGGGGGGAGTTTGAAATGGTGGAAATGGCCAACTCTCGTTTCCGGATCCTAGTCGCTTCGCCCGGTACTGTGGGCCTGAGTATTGGGTCCCTGCCATTTTCAATTGATGAACAACCAACAACGAGCGTTGTGTTTGTCGCAGCTGTTTCTCACCCTTCaacaccatcagcttcatctccttttTCACCGACTCGTCCtctagcaactgctacatcatctccactgGCCGCATCTGTCCGAGAAGAGGATGTTCCTATCCCCCAGTACCCAGTTCATG TGGAACTTGCTAATTATCGAAAAAGATTGGGAAAAATACATGCTCTCTCAAGAGAATGGCTGTTGAACAACGATATGCACAACGCCACATCG GCCAATTTACTTGCGTCTGAAGGCTTCCAGAGGTTGATTCGGGAAAAAGAAGAACTTAACTCTGAACAGAATCAACTTTTAGCCAAGCAGGACCAAACTACTGCTCGCCTTTCAGAATT ggttcaatttgaagaggctAAGGCCAAATGGGCTAAAATCCATagtgtcgttcttgctgcatctGATCGCGAGGCTGCCTCTGCTAGGAGGTTGATCAACTTAGAGGAAGCCTTGAACTCCAAcattgaagagcttgctgctgcgGGGGTGAAATATGCCCAATTGGAAGAGAAGTATAAGAAGACAACTAAACATAATAGAATTTTTAGCTCTACTGTCTGCGAACTTGATGTTAGCTTCAAGTCCATTAGATCCACCCTggaaaacctttctgccgaggttaACCAAGTTAAAGAGGAACTCAAGCGCCGAAgagcttccctcgttgttgaaaaaacttatgtTATGTACCGAATGAGGAAAGAAACCTTAGAAGAGGCTAAAGAGGATATTATTAACTTTGATGCCGAAATGGCTAAAGCCTGTGAGCTAGAGTCATCTTCTAAAAGGGGTCTCCCGACAGGGCCTGATGCCTCCAGTTCTTCTAGTTCTGGTTCTGAAACCTCGGGAACTAAAGAGGAACTGGAGGATGAAGATGTTAAAGGCCAAACTGATGATGTCCAAGATGTTTAG